A region from the Campylobacter subantarcticus LMG 24377 genome encodes:
- a CDS encoding TlpA family protein disulfide reductase produces MKIKILILTCLCSIFLSACFENNNKNGGKIGLKAPEIAARNLAGEKVKLADFDNLIVLTFVEQGCASCLKDLPLLEKLANEHPKKMTILALDSIDKGKDFEEFATKYDYKNIIFLQDDLDISWQRFSVFAVPTTFVIKDGVVQDKIIGEKPWSQLKFSIVSWL; encoded by the coding sequence GTGAAAATTAAAATTTTAATCTTAACTTGTTTGTGCAGTATATTTTTAAGTGCTTGTTTTGAAAACAATAACAAAAATGGTGGCAAAATAGGTCTAAAAGCACCAGAAATCGCAGCTAGGAATTTAGCTGGAGAAAAAGTTAAATTAGCCGATTTTGATAATCTTATCGTTTTAACTTTTGTGGAGCAAGGTTGTGCATCTTGTTTGAAAGATTTGCCACTTTTGGAGAAATTAGCTAATGAACACCCTAAAAAAATGACTATTTTAGCACTTGATTCTATAGATAAAGGTAAAGATTTTGAAGAATTTGCTACAAAATATGATTATAAAAATATTATATTTTTGCAAGATGATTTAGATATATCATGGCAAAGATTTAGTGTTTTTGCTGTGCCAACTACTTTTGTCATTAAAGATGGTGTTGTGCAAGATAAAATCATAGGAGAAAAGCCATGGTCGCAACTAAAATTTTCTATTGTTTCTTGGCTTTAA
- a CDS encoding ABC transporter ATP-binding protein, which produces MKNIIKISNLNRNFNEVKALQDINLEVKQGEWLAIMGPSGSGKSTLLNILSLMDTQSSGEYFLDDKEVGNLSEEEKSVIRREKIGLIFQQFHLIPYLNALENVMLAQFYHSSIEQKDAMIALEKVGLSHRLTHLPSQLSGGEQQRLCIARALVNDPEILLADEPTGNLDEANEKNILDLFCKLKQDGKTIVLITHNPDLATFADRTIILSHGAMKSEN; this is translated from the coding sequence ATGAAAAATATTATAAAAATTTCAAATTTAAATCGTAATTTCAATGAAGTTAAAGCTTTGCAAGATATCAACTTAGAAGTAAAGCAAGGCGAGTGGCTAGCTATCATGGGTCCATCAGGTTCTGGTAAATCTACGCTTTTGAATATACTTTCTTTGATGGATACTCAAAGTAGCGGGGAGTATTTTTTAGATGATAAAGAAGTTGGAAATTTAAGCGAAGAAGAAAAAAGTGTAATTAGAAGAGAGAAGATAGGTTTGATTTTTCAGCAGTTTCATTTAATACCTTATTTAAATGCTTTAGAAAATGTCATGCTAGCGCAATTTTACCATTCAAGCATAGAACAAAAAGATGCTATGATAGCACTAGAAAAAGTAGGACTTTCTCATAGACTTACGCATTTGCCTAGTCAGTTAAGTGGTGGAGAGCAACAAAGACTATGTATAGCAAGGGCTTTGGTGAATGATCCTGAAATTCTACTCGCAGATGAGCCTACGGGAAATTTAGATGAAGCAAATGAAAAAAACATCTTAGATCTTTTTTGCAAATTAAAACAAGATGGCAAGACTATAGTTTTAATCACTCATAATCCAGACTTAGCTACTTTTGCTGATAGAACGATCATTTTAAGCCATGGGGCAATGAAAAGTGAAAATTAA
- a CDS encoding ABC transporter permease, with protein MGNNFFIQEVFKSLIFSYKRVCVIFIAVFMGAMVSASFFNIYFDIDTKLSKELKAYGANFIITPKDDEFLSMQDFNQAKENLKAKALTPFLYGFYNLESSSAVVVGVDFANLKLTKPFMEVLQGSFSLSDFSEDSAFVGADLAKQLELKIGQELQIYNPSISKIAKVKIKAILRSNDEQDGVLIISLKKAQELADKEVVNYAQAILLGNYESLDQKAKELSKGNIEAKVIASVSISEGVILDKIKALMALISLTILLISSLSVNTTLSAVIFSRKKEIALHLALGAKHKEIIKLFGTEVFILSLSASLLGAFCGYFLANIFGYLIFNASIDFRLLSVFFAVLVSLIFAFFASFLPLKKALKINVCENLKGE; from the coding sequence ATGGGAAATAATTTTTTTATACAAGAGGTTTTTAAATCTCTTATTTTTTCTTATAAAAGAGTTTGTGTTATCTTTATAGCTGTATTTATGGGTGCTATGGTAAGTGCTTCGTTTTTTAATATTTATTTTGATATTGATACTAAATTATCTAAAGAATTAAAAGCTTATGGTGCGAATTTTATTATCACGCCTAAAGACGATGAGTTTTTAAGTATGCAAGATTTTAATCAAGCTAAAGAAAATTTAAAAGCAAAAGCTTTAACCCCATTTTTATACGGTTTTTACAATCTTGAAAGCTCTAGTGCAGTAGTAGTTGGAGTTGATTTTGCCAATTTAAAGCTTACCAAGCCTTTTATGGAGGTTTTGCAGGGTAGTTTTTCTTTAAGTGATTTTAGCGAAGATAGTGCTTTTGTGGGAGCAGATTTAGCAAAGCAACTTGAACTCAAAATAGGACAAGAATTACAAATTTACAATCCAAGCATTTCTAAAATAGCCAAAGTTAAAATCAAAGCCATTTTAAGAAGCAATGATGAGCAAGATGGCGTTTTGATCATCTCTTTGAAAAAAGCCCAAGAGTTAGCTGATAAAGAAGTAGTTAATTATGCTCAGGCTATTTTACTAGGTAATTATGAAAGCTTAGATCAAAAAGCAAAAGAACTTAGCAAGGGTAATATAGAAGCAAAGGTGATTGCTTCGGTATCTATTAGCGAGGGTGTAATTTTAGATAAAATTAAAGCTTTAATGGCTTTGATTAGCTTAACGATTTTACTCATTAGCTCTTTGAGTGTAAATACCACTCTTAGTGCGGTGATTTTTTCAAGAAAAAAAGAAATAGCTTTACACCTTGCTTTGGGAGCTAAGCATAAAGAGATTATTAAGCTTTTTGGGACTGAAGTGTTTATTTTAAGTTTAAGTGCGAGTTTGCTTGGTGCTTTTTGTGGATATTTTTTAGCAAATATTTTTGGGTATTTGATTTTTAATGCAAGTATAGATTTTAGACTACTTTCGGTATTTTTTGCAGTGCTTGTTTCTTTGATATTTGCATTTTTTGCGAGTTTTTTACCGTTAAAAAAAGCTTTAAAAATCAATGTTTGTGAAAATTTAAAGGGTGAGTGA